Part of the Pirellulales bacterium genome is shown below.
GTCGGAGCGCCCGCGGCTGTAGCGATGGCCCTGAAACGTGGCATTGGCCATGCCGGCGGCGATCCCGGCCAGGAGGCCGGTGATGACCATCGCCATCAGCAATTCGGCGAGGGTCATCCCGTCACGGGGTGCCCGCCAGCGCGGCGCGGCGGCAAGTCGGCAGCTAGGGGCGCGGCACATAGGCAAACACCCTGCGTTGCGTGGCGACCAGTCGTGGCGAGCTGCCGTTGGTGCGATAGACCTTGACCTGGACTTCGCGGAAATCGGTCGGCGTGCTGCTCGTCTGGCTGAGATTCGTGGCGTTCAAGTAGTTCACTTCGACGTCGACACGCCAGGTGGAGAAAAAGCTGGCGGGCGCGGCAGCGGCGGCGTTGCGCGTCGCGCCGGAGCCATTTTCGGTGCCCAGCGCCACGCCGTAGCGGTCGACCGGCGGCGTATTGCTCAGCCCCGCGTAGTCATCGAGGTCGTCGAATGCCGTGCGCACGACGCCATTCGTCTCACCGGCTTCGGGCCCCAGCGTGACTTGATAGGCCCCTGCTCCCGACTCGGCATAGCGCCGGGCGGCGATCTCGTCGAGCATCTGTGCTGCCAGGCCCTGGGCGATCTGCGCTTCGGCGGCAAAATCGGCATTCTCGATCGCGCTGAACACGCCCGAGATCAAGGCCGTGCCGGCGATTGCCATGATGGCCATCGCAACGATCGCCTCGAGCAACGTGAAGCCGCGGCGACAGGAAGTCCGGCGTGCTGTTGGGCCAGTGCGAGTCATGGGTGAGTCGCCCGGCAGCGGTTGATCCGTCCGCTGGACAATAAAAATGGCGCGGCAGGGTCCCCTCTAGCTCCCAGCTATCCCTGCCGCGCCAGTCAATGCACCCACTCCCCTCCCCGAGGCATGGATGCATGGGAACCCTAGTTCGCTCGCTAGGCTTGTCAAACTCCGCAGGAAATCGGCGAAAAATC
Proteins encoded:
- a CDS encoding type II secretion system GspH family protein, whose translation is MTRTGPTARRTSCRRGFTLLEAIVAMAIMAIAGTALISGVFSAIENADFAAEAQIAQGLAAQMLDEIAARRYAESGAGAYQVTLGPEAGETNGVVRTAFDDLDDYAGLSNTPPVDRYGVALGTENGSGATRNAAAAAPASFFSTWRVDVEVNYLNATNLSQTSSTPTDFREVQVKVYRTNGSSPRLVATQRRVFAYVPRP